A region of the Aphelocoma coerulescens isolate FSJ_1873_10779 chromosome 7, UR_Acoe_1.0, whole genome shotgun sequence genome:
TTCCCCAAACTgcccagaggggctgggagagggacaCCCCCTTACCGGGGAACGCCGGGTGGCCGGAGTCGCTGAAGGTCTGTGGAGATGCAAAGGAAGTGGCTGCAGAGACCGCAGCATCCTCGGGACCCCCTCTGATGCTGGTGGCAGTCCCACgtgccagccccagccaggaCGTCACCAGAGCATCCTCAGTGccctccaggcaggcaggggacactgggggcccAGTCCCAGCATGTCCAGCATGGTGACCGTGTTGATACTCACATTGCCGTTGTTGTAGACTATGCTGCCAGGTGGCCCAGGGGGcccagggggtcctggggggcctGGGGGACCCTGTGGGGAGCGAAAAGGTTTGTCAAGGTCCTGCAAAGTGGACAGTCCCCACCAGGGAGGGGGACACCGGCACCACACGCTGCCCCAGAGGGGCAACCAGCCCCTGAGTGAGGGAGACGTGCCCTTTGCCTAAGGGATTGGGGTCCTCGGGCCAGCTGGGGGGTCTCAGTGCTCACCCGCAAGCCCAGCACGTCTGCGGGGTCGCCCTTCTCACCCTTCAGCCCGTTCATGCCAGGACGTCCCTGCGGATGAGCAGCGCAATCAGCCTCATCCCCGTacccctgccagcccctggTGTCACATCCGGTGCTCTGGAGTCAGCTCTGACACCCCGGCATCACCTCCGATACCCCGGCACCGCCCCATCCCTCAGGGACACGGCAGGGTTTGGGGCTCAGCGGGTGCAGGACGTGCAAACGGGGAGGGGGACGCGGTGGAGGCGATGGCCGGGGACGCAAACAAACCGGGAGCAGGTCTTACGGGTCTGCCCGGAAAGCCGATCTCTCCCTTCATCCCTGCTCGTCCCGGGGGACCCTGGAAGGGAGAGGAGACAAGGATGAGGGTGCTCAGTGCGGGGCACGCCCTCTGCCTAGGGGCATTCCCATCCCTCCCCTGGGACACCAGGAGGAGGATGGTGACGGTGACTTACCGATGGTCCCatcgggccccgcagccccggctccccctGCAAACAGtggagagggaaagggcatCACCACCAGGACTCCCTTGGCACCTGTCCCGTGGGGACGTGCCCCCCACTCCTGCCAGGCACCCACCTTCTCTCCTTTCACCTTGGCGGTGACCACGGTCCCGTCAGGGCTGATGGTGACGCCGggctcccccttctccccctgcaAGAGAAGAGGaggtgggaggggacacagagggaccaGGCTCCCTCCTGTGATAGGGCTGGTGACACCTGGTGGCCTGGTAGAATGGGAGACCAGGAGTGTAACcaccccatgggctgcaggtggccTGGAGCAGTTACCTTCAACCCCGGGGCGCCCTGGGGACCAGCTGACCCCTGGTCTCCTTTCGGTCCCACCGGACCctgcaggaaggacatggagcccACGTCATTCCCAACCCACCAAAGGCAGGCCCCACACCcctcctccaccaccaccactctgcagcaaagcacagcaggagcagcccccacAGCTGTCACCAGGGCCACCCCGCGGTCCCCAGATGTGTCACCGACTCACCGGGAAGCCAGCGTGGCCTGgtctgccctgcagagagaaGCAGAGATGCTCCTAAGAGCAAACCCCCTCTTTCCAAAAAACGGGGTGCcctcctggcactgctgaggaGTGGGCACAGGTGGCAGGAGGGCACCTACCACTGGACCAGGAACAGCCACCAAGGATTTCTgcaaaaagagacaaaatgagGTTTTTCCCCCAGTCTTGGCTCTGAAGCTCAGAGCTGCTGGCGAGGTGTCCCTCATGATGGCCGCTGGGAAgatcccttcccctgccctgtgccaccaCTTACATCTTCACTGGACACAGTGATGACCTGTCCAGGGGGACCAGGTGGGCCAGGGGGGCCGGGCAGCCCCACACCATCTTGGCCTCGCTCTCCCTGGAAGACACAAGCCATCAGCCCAGGGCCACCAGCCCAGGGCCACCAGCCCAGGGctggtccctgtccccagcctggtgGCACCTACCTTCTCACCGGTGCTGCCTTTGTCACCTTTGGGTCCCtggaaggaggagcaggaaggtgTGAGCACCACGTGGAGCTGGGCTCTGGCTCACAGGTGGAGACCCCCTCCCACCTCCAGCTCCAAAAAATCCTTCAGGCAGCCCCAcctctgcctccagctccaGGCAACGAGCCGGGCTGCGATGATTTTGGAGGGAGGTGGTTGCCGGTGGGGCGGCAAGGTGGTGGGGACAGGATCCTAAGGAGTGTGGGCACTCCTGGCACGCGGTGAGCCCACAGCTGGGAGGGGGAATTGTGGCTGctggggatggagctgctgcaACCACAGGTGCCCTGCCTGGAGTGGGGGGGTTATTCTGGAACTGGGGGCTGAGGCTCCTACCTGTGGCCCAGGGAAGCCCTCCAGGCCAGGGCGGCCGTCCACGCCAGGCATGCCGGCATCTCCCTGCAgtgggagggggaaagggcaggATGCAGCCCCAGGTCGGGGAGCACAGCAGTCCTACCCAGTGCCCTGCACTCCCAGGTGCTGGCACAAAGCCATCCCAACATCCCAGGCTCCTACCTTTGGTCCTGGCAAGCCGGGCTGTCCGGGGCTGCCGACCTCTCCCTGCAAGGAAAGAGGTGTCAGAGGCTTCCCTACAGGCTGCCTGCAGGCTTCCTACATGGATGGAGCCAGGAGGGTGTTGGAAGGGGTCCTCACCTTCATCCCTGGCAGTCCCGGCACACCCTGCAAGCAACAAGGGGACCATGGGCGTCGGGGGATGGCAGGGGACACGATGGCAGGGAATATCCCaggatggggaggagggaaggggcaggaacAGCCCTACCTGTGGTCCTTCAGGTCCAGGTGGTCCCGGGGTGAATGACAGCCCTGAGCCCTCCATGTCACCCTAAATGCAGGGAGAAGGGGCTGAGCCGTGTCTGTCCCcggctccagcccagcccacccCATCCCCGCAGTGACCACTCACAAATCCAGCCTCGTAGCCTGGCCCCGGTGGGcccggggggccggggggcccAGGCTGCCCTCGGGGTCCGATGGGCCCGGGAAGGCCAGCTAAGCCCATTTCTCCTGGGGGTCCTGCTGGTCCCGTCTCCCCTTTGTTGCCCTGCAAAGGGGACAAGGAGGGGACAGATGGAAGGGGGCAGTGGTTGCTGCCTGGAGCCTgcaggcaggaggcagagcaTCCCCTCACAAATCCCTCTGGGACAGGACATGgatgctctccctgctgctcccctgtCTTGGGCTCTGTGGGAGGGGGCATTGCCCAGCTCGGGCACCCTTCATCCCACCAGCTGCCCATGTAATGTCCACACTGGCCACCAGAGGCTCGTCTAAAATCAAAAATGGGAATGTTTTTGCACGTGaggctggctctggctctgcagcagagctcagcgCCAAAGAAGGGATGCTGGCAGACACTCCTGGGATTGCAGTGGGTCTGGAAGCAACAGGGTTGGACCTCACACCCTCTGCCACCCCATCTGCCCTCTGGGTGCTGCAGAAGTGCAGAAGCTTAGAATTAAGGTGAAGAAACCTtaatttttgaggtttttgccCCCAGCTCAGGCTGCAGCGGATGGTCATCCTGAGGGGCAGCATCCCAGCTCTAAGGGGCTCCCAGCAAGCCTTCACTTCCCCCCTTGCGGATGCAGGGTGGAAGGAAGCTGGAGCAAGCAGGCAGGAAAGGGTGATGCAGAGAAGATGGGATGTTTTCCAGTGGGGTGTGGGCACCTCTCAAGGAAACTCTATTCTGTGTCTCAAAACATCCCCCTCGGTTTTCCTGCCCACTTCCTGATGTGGCAGTGCCTGGAGCAAAGCCAagacagggaggcaggagcccGATGAGCATCCTTTGTGGGGTAGCAGCTCCATGCACCCTCGAGCTGTGGCACTGATCTGGGAGGAACCCAAACAGCAGcacccccctccccattcctgtgcAAGATGCCCCCCCCGGCAACATCCCTGCCTCCAGTCTGCAACGGagaacccaaaaaaccccaccccaggCACAGTACCTTGGGTCCCGGCAGGCCAGGGAGGCCGAGGTCACCCACGTCGccctgggaaggagaaggagggagaagagggtgTGAAGAagctgcccagccccaggcaggagcagagtgGTGCTACCCAGCACAGGAACTGGGGCCTCCCAGAGACGTGccaggggtgccaggggtgccaGCTACCCCACGGGACAGCGGTGACGCGCTCCTGGGGCACACGGGACACTCACCCGCTCTCCTTTGGGCCCCGGCTGCCCGGCCTCCccatctcttcctggaggaccCTGAGGACCCTGTAAGATGCCAGGAGCTGGTTCCAGCACAGGAAAACCCTGAGCCCCCCACCACCACAGGGCGGACCTGGGATGGGTCCCCTTGGCCACCCCATGGACCTACCGCTGGCCCCGGGGGCCCGGGGATCCCGTCCCTGCCCGGCAGCCCCGGTGGTCCCAGCAGGTCCGTGCGGTTCATCCCAAACCGTCCTGGCTCCCCTGGCAAACCGGGCACGCCAGGCGGCCCTGGGGGACCAGGTGGCCCTCGTGGACCCTAGAAGAGACGTGGGGGACCGTGGCTGAGGGTGTCCCCCCACTCCCAGCTGGCAGGACAGGCACTCATCCCCACTCACCCGCAGGCTCTCCAGGTCACCGCCGAAGCCAGAGCCCTCCATGTCGATGAAGGTCTGGGGGAGAAGCACGAGGGTGATGTCAGGGCACCCAGTGGCACTGGGGCTGGCCCAGAGGCTGGTGGCAGCACTCTGCACCTCTATGGCTTGATGCACCCTCCCATCCCTCAAACCACTGTGTTCCAGGGGGCACCCACCAGCTTGTCACTCTTGGAGGAGGGTCCTGGTGGTCCCGGAGGGCCGGGCGGTCCAGGGGGTCCCCTTGGCCCCACACCTGGGTCACCCTGGCACAGAGGAGAGAGCGCCATTTAGGGGTGCAGCCAAGATGGGGCTGAGAGGAAGGGGGGGCACATTCGGCCCCCCAACACCGGCACTCACCTTCTCCCCCTTCTGGCCCGGCTCCCCTGGCATCCCGGGGAACCCTGAGGGCCCCATTTCACCCTGCAGAGGAGAGCAGTGGGGGGTCAGCAGGAGGCAAGGCAAGGGGGTGGCCATCCCCCATCACCCCGCCACCCCCCGCCCCACTTACGGGTTTGCCGTCCTCGCCAGGATCTCCCTAGGGATGGCAGAGAGGGGACACGTCAGTGTGCGGGTGGGttgggtggggggacaggggacacctcCTGGGGAGGAATTGACTCACAGGCTCGCCgtccctgccaggggctccATTCTTGCCTGGTGGCCCAGGGGGGCCGGTGACCTGCTCCACCACTGAGCCATCAGTGTGCCGAGAGTGGGTCCCAGGTGGTCCAGGGTCACCTGGCTCTCCTTTTTGTCCCTTGGAGCCAGGGTAGCCAAATCCAGCGCTGCCCTGcggaggggagggaggcaggggtgGCTGGCAGTTCCCTGAGGTGGCAGCCCGGGTAGGGCATGGCTctgtgccagctccctcagccatgcTCACCTTGACGCCCAGGTCTCCCTTCTCCCCCTGAGGATCAGaaacagagaggagcaggtaTCAAACACAGATGTGTCACTGGCACCCCTGAGCCCCAGGGACCGGCTCTCACCCACCTTTTGACCCTTGACACTGCCTGGCCCCACGATGCCACCGGTCCCTGAGTCCCCCTTCAAGCCGCGTTCACCCTTCTCCCCCTTTTCGCCTTTCCGGCCGGTGCctgtgggaaaggaaaggacCCAGGCGTGCTTGGGGATGGCCACACCACCATGTCCCCACCTGTGCGCCCCGGGGAAGGGGAAAGCTGCTGGAATTACCTCCCGTGGAGACCCGCAGTGTCTCCTCCGCCCTGGTCCTCTCGGCCTGCTGCAGGGACCCCCCACCACTCCTCGGGCCGCTGGCCCCCGCCACGGGGGGGGAGGTGACGGGGACAGCGTCCACcagccctgggacaccctgcaccaaCAACGAGGGGACACCATGGCACCGTTCACCTCCCGGCACCTCCCCGTAAGGGACAGGTGCTGGGACACCATCAGGCACCCCGTGACCTCGGCCGTGCAGGGCACTCAGCCCTCCTCAGCACTAGAATTTCAGGGTGCCACCCTGAGTGCAACACCCGCGGGCAGCAACTCACCTCCACCTTGCCCGAGGGCTGCCGTCCACCTTCCATCCCGCTGCCAAAATCCCCAGAGACCTGTGTTTGCCGTGCACAAGGGGtgagggctgagctgggagcacGGTGGGGACACCCCCGAGCTGCCCCAGCCGTGCTGCCAGCGCTCACCTCCGcatcatcctcctcttcctcgcacTGGCGCTCGGCTGCCCGTGGGTCCCCTCGGAGCTTCAAATCCGCAATCACCCCCTGGAAGGAGACCACAGATGGGTGGGGGACACGGGCAGGCCACCGTGCCACTCGGCCACCACGTCCTCAAGTGGGAGAACAAGGATGAGTGAGATCTGCTGTCAGCACTGCGAGCAGCTGGAAGAGGTCACCGCCCAGCCGGGCGCATTTGCTTGTGAGAGGAATTGATATAATTTTTTATAATATATAAACtatatttataatatatttattatataattTAATCTACTTATAACTCATTTGTGTTATGtcacagccagcctggctgaactgcagctgccccTGATCCTTGTTTTCCTAAGCCCACCACGTTTCCTTGCCCGGATGTGGCGCGCTGCGCTTTCAGGCCAGCCCAAATATTATTCTGGGTGTCTCGCCCAAAGAAGAGACACCGAGGGGGAGGTATCTCCTCTCTCTGAGCTCGCTTCTCAGCGTGGtcccctgctcctccccacTGGGATCAGACAGATGGGCAGCATCCCAGCTCGGCAGACTCCCACCCCAACAgcatccctgtgtcccacccTGCAGCGGGACCCAGCCTGGgctctgggatgtgctgggtgaGCTCGCTCGCAGTGGGAGCCGTGGGGTTCAGGCTGGTACCTACACGCCAGGATGTTGAGGCCAGGATGCTACCGGGGTTTGCCTGGAGGCAGCACCCTTAAGAAGGGATTTGTGGTGGTTTCTTGTATAAACAAGCGGCCTGGATGCACACGGTGCTtgcaaaacacaaataaatagTAGGGAAGTGCAGATTATCCCAGGAAATACAACACGTGGGCTGCAGGACCTGCCAGCTGTCCTTgtgtggggcagggcagccagctGTGGCCAGGGAgccctggggagaggggaaacAAGGAGCACAGCCAAAAGATCCCTGTAAAAGCTCTGCTGGGTGTCTGGCCGGGTCCTGGCTGCTACCTCTGCTCAGCCCACGTGGTGCCAGCTCTGGCACGTGGCTTGTCCAGCcgtgctggtggtgctgggcagaggcTGCAAGGTTGAAACCTGGGGCTTTCCAGAGGCAAGGGGAACAAGCCAGTCCCAAGCCCCAAAGCGAGGCAGTGCCACGAGGGATGGTTATGGGCCCCTTTGCAGCCTCTTTGCGCCGATAAAGagggcagcagcaccacagaTCTGACAGTGAAtccatagaatcatggaatcactgaggctggaaaagccctctaggaccatcgagtccaaccattaacccagcactgccaggtccccCACCAAGCCAGGtggtccccaggtgccacaccCAGCTGCAAACAAGCCCTCCTGCCAGGCCCCAGCTGACACCCCACTTGCCCCCTTGAGTTGTCCCAGGGGCTCCTGCATCACCCGCAGGCTTTGCCCCTCCAGGTGTCCTGCCACGGCCACGGAGGCGACTCAGGAAGGagcagaggtgccaggacaCCCCTCCAGCTGCCTCCCAGCGAGTTCATCCTGGGGCTTGACCCAGACAGGGCCAGGTTTTAATCCGCTTGCTGCCCCGTTAGTTCCAGATAATGCGAGGCAGGGCTGGACAGTGATGGAAACACCACGAGGCGGTCAGATGCCGCTCCCCTCTCACCCAGCCAAGGCCTCCTTCCCTCCATGGCCACTACTCCCCACGGGAAAACCGGGGGCGGGCAGTGGGATCGCGGTTTGGCAAGCTGGGGAGCATCACCTGCTAGAAGGcaccctctgctccaggctgttgCCGTGCCCTCCATATGGTGCCAAACCCCTCCAGCTGGGGACAGGAGCTCCTCCACAGCCGTGACCTGGCCCTCCCAGCATGTTCAAGAGCAAAGAAATTGCTCTTCAAGAGCAAAGAGTTGTTCTTCAAGGGACCAAGGCGAATCCCAGTGCAAAGCAGTTTGTAGCCCAGCAATGATTAACCCCTTCCTGGGAGAGCTTTCCCTGCCCAAAGCCATTCCAGTGGGAATGTGGCAGCATGGTCAGGATGATGTTTAAGCTCAGAAACGTGCTCTGCAGAACTGCACGGGAAAAACATCGCTCCCCTCAGCAGAGCCTCTGTTGCTGGGCAAATCCTGCTCAGCCCAGGATAAACCTGAACATTCCTTTCCTCAAGTCCTGCAGGGGATTTCCATGTCAGCTGGGCATTTTCCCCACACTCTCCACAAATCTTATCTGGAACATGAGTCCTGCTCAAAGCACAGGCTGAGCTATCACATCCTTCCTCACTCTCCAAAGTCTTCCTGGAGATAGCGCCCAACATCAGCCAGCAAAGATATGCTCCAGCCCAAGCATTTTTTCCATCTAAGAGAGACATTTTGCCAGCCAAACCAGCTCCTCCACCAAAGGAGCTGGGTATTTTAAGCAATGGGGAGATCTGAAGAGGCTCCGCGTGTTCTCTGGGAAAAGGCAATGGTGGGAGCTACAGGGCAACCCCATGtcctcctgccagcccagctggaGGGCTTTGCCTTGGTGAGCCCCAAGACAATAAATCGGTGACATCTCAAGCCACCTTCCCTTCCACCCCAGGTGCCCCCTTCCCCAGGGACACACATGGAGCTGGCTGTCTTCTGGGCATGGGCGCTGCTGTCACATCTCTCCAGGCTTCAGGGAGACACTCCTCGGGGTGACCCGAGCTCTTACCTGGTATTTATCCGGGTCAGCCCCTCCAGCCTGAGCGACAAAGAGCCCGGAGCCCTCTTCCAGCTCCATCTCATCCGGGGAGCGCTCGAAGCGGACGCGCTCGTGCTCCTCGCAGTCCAGGTAGAGGAcgacctcctcctcctccacgcTGATGGCGAAGCGCGTCCACTGGTTGAGCAGGGTGGGCACGGTGAAGGTGGCGGCCGGGTAGGAGCTGGGCGAGCCCGGCTCTGTGTAGTAGAAGATGATCTGCTGCTGGCCCGCCCGCAGCTCCGAGAGCTTGACGCCCACGTAGATGATGCTCTGCGAGGAGTCCGTGACAGCAAAGAGCATGCCGGCCCGGGGCGTGGTGGGCTGGATGTGGAAGAGCAGCGAGAAGTCCCGGTAGAAAGGGCTTGGCAGGTGGTACCGGGCCACCTGGCCCGTGTTGGCGTTGGGACCGAAGACGTAGCCAGGGTTGTTGTCGGGGCCGTAAATTCTGTGGATCTCCTCCGTCGGCGGGTCCCCGATCAGCTCCAGCAGGCTGACCTCGGCATTCAGGCTCTCTGCAGGGACGAAGGACAGGGGATGGTCTCAGCCagccaggcaaggatggtcactcagcaaggacatccctgcCCGTGCCTCCCAAACACCCCACCCTTCAGTGGCTCCCTTTGCTCACCCTTCCCAGCGTTTGTGCGTTGGCCAAGGCAGCGACCttgagctgctcccagcacaccTTTTGGATGAGTctcccaaaatgccccccattcccagctgctgggcctccatcacagaatcacagcatgacttgggtgggaagggaccttagagatcatctcattccaatccTCCCGCCACAGGCAAGGATACAAtgcactagaccaggctgctcagattCCCTGGGATGGGATAACACCAGCAGGGTCTTGTCCATGGTAGGGGGATGCTGCTGGAACACCAGGATGCTGAACCACCATGGAGCCCCAGGGAAGCGTGTTGCATCCACACTCATTCTGGGATCACGGTGACCCCTCGCGTCATCCCGGGACAAGATCCTACGGTCACCCCAGCTGGGAATAAATCAGAGCCATCCCCTCGCAACACCCTGGGAACGCGGCTCAAGCCAGCTCAGCTTCCCAGATGCTCTCAATTTGGAGGTCACCTCCTTTCCCAACTCCTGTTGAGAATTAGGGAATTAGGGAAGTTCTGCTGGAGACCGTCCCTCTACCCGGCCCAGCTGAACATCTGGTCGGGGCGAGCCGGCGCTGTGTCCGCCAGCTCCCGTTGTTCTGGCAGCCAGCACATCCTCATCGCCCACACACCGGGCGCTGGATTCCTCCTCTCCTATGTCAACCGCGCGGGGCCGGTGCCAGCTCCATGGGAGTGAGCACGCCCGGTGCTTTTTAACCTCTCCTTTCCTGGGAGGGAGGAAACCCAACCGCCCTGGCCCCGAAACTACTGAGGGATCTGCACTGGGAACACATGCTCACTGCCAGTTTTTGTCCCGATCCCgagtcaggagcagcagctgacaCAATTCAGTGTCCCCAGTTCCATCCCTGGTTTTCATGTGAGCAATGGGGAgtggggggaagcagaggtgtATCCTGAGGTATCCTGGTCTGATCCTGGAGGATCAGCCAGGAACCtccacccagctctgcagcccgGCATTGTCCTCCAGAGCTCTtcaataaaaaaccaaaaagagaaagaaggaatgGGCCCAGCCTTGCCCAGCCTGAAAGGAAAACACGTCTCTTGGGATGGTGATGAAAACCTGTGTGCCTCTTCCAAAGCCTGGGGGACATGGAGCATTCccaggctgcctctgctgccaaGCCTCAGTGCCAGCACCAGCCCCATGACAGGGACCCAGCAGTGGGGACATTAGAAGTGCCACCAATTAAAGGTGGGGGCAAATTTTCGCTCTGCCAGAGCCAGACCCACTGATCCTCTGAAACTCTGGCTCTGAAACTGCTCTGTGTCCACCCTGCTCCCCAAGCCCTCAGTACCTCCCAGCCttggcaccccaaaactgagcaCCTGGCTGGAAGAAAATCTCCCTCTGGGTCTTCCACCAGTCCTAGCCCCTTCATCTGCCCTGCACTGGGGTCAGGCTTCCCCACGGGGCATCCGCAGTCTGCTCAGAGGAGAACTTGTGGACCCTGGAGCCCAGCACCCTTTCACTCCCAGCTGTGCACAGTCCTACACCAAAAAGGATGGGGTGAGCGAGCGGGGCTCCCCCAGACTCTCAGCCTGTCACCCACCCTTGAGTCACACCATGCTCAGCACCTCATGAGCTCGCTCCAAGTGCAAATGCCAGGATGCAGGCATTGCGCTTATCTGCGGTTGGAGGAAGCCAAATTCGCAGCAGCTTTAAGGGAAAAGGAAACCAGAGCTTCCTCCCGGGGGTCTACAGGGGTGTAAGAGCCAGTGCTGCAATTCCTGCAGCCAGACAAGTCATTGTGTCCCACCCGGGGCTCAGGATGATGGGGACACACTGAAAGAGGCTTTTGTTAGCAGGGCAATTTCCAACCATTCTCCCCTTGGAGCTGCAGCCGGCTCTGGGAGTCGCCCTCCTCCTCAAACACGCCACTCGCCCCCAGtctggggtgggagctgggtACCAGCACTTCCCAAAGCAAATGGACTTTTCTCCTGCGTGACAGAGGCTGGATGGGGACTGGGGAGCAGAGGAGTAAGGGGAGACCCCTTCAAATGCCTGCTCCCCTACAAAAGCCAAGTGCCCCTTCTCATCCCCAAACCTTTCAGGCCACGCCTGCCTTTTCCAAAGGACATCCAGAGCCCAAATATCGCAGCCCATCATCCCCGTGGCAaactggcagcacccactgtggagcagggaagggatgggggGGCCCGCAGTGGGTTTGGTGCTGGCACGGGACAGCTGTGGGGATGTCTCTGGACGCAGCGATTCCGCTGTCGGAAACATCCCCAGGATGCCCCAAGCCACCTTCCCGCTCTGCCATGACCTTCCTGGCTGACCTGAGCCCAGGCTGCCAGTGTGGGGTTCAGGGGACCCCCAGCACTCCCTGGCgtgcagcacagcccccacacTCCcacccattcccgatcccgccCATGCGAGCAGTCCCAGATGGGAACGTGCCTCCTCTCCGAGCACCCCCGTGATCCCAGTGCATCCCCCCGTGAACAGAGCCTCTTTGACACCGAGGGGACCCTGTGGGCGACCTCGGATTGCCAGCCCCCAGTCTCGGCATTCCTC
Encoded here:
- the COL18A1 gene encoding collagen alpha-1(XVIII) chain isoform X2, whose protein sequence is MRMGCPPPRLLLGLFVLLVPAASQEPESLNAEVSLLELIGDPPTEEIHRIYGPDNNPGYVFGPNANTGQVARYHLPSPFYRDFSLLFHIQPTTPRAGMLFAVTDSSQSIIYVGVKLSELRAGQQQIIFYYTEPGSPSSYPAATFTVPTLLNQWTRFAISVEEEEVVLYLDCEEHERVRFERSPDEMELEEGSGLFVAQAGGADPDKYQGVIADLKLRGDPRAAERQCEEEEDDAEVSGDFGSGMEGGRQPSGKVEGVPGLVDAVPVTSPPVAGASGPRSGGGSLQQAERTRAEETLRVSTGGTGRKGEKGEKGERGLKGDSGTGGIVGPGSVKGQKGEKGDLGVKGSAGFGYPGSKGQKGEPGDPGPPGTHSRHTDGSVVEQVTGPPGPPGKNGAPGRDGEPGDPGEDGKPGEMGPSGFPGMPGEPGQKGEKGDPGVGPRGPPGPPGPPGPPGPSSKSDKLTFIDMEGSGFGGDLESLRGPRGPPGPPGPPGVPGLPGEPGRFGMNRTDLLGPPGLPGRDGIPGPPGPAGPQGPPGRDGEAGQPGPKGERGDVGDLGLPGLPGPKGNKGETGPAGPPGEMGLAGLPGPIGPRGQPGPPGPPGPPGPGYEAGFGDMEGSGLSFTPGPPGPEGPQGVPGLPGMKGEVGSPGQPGLPGPKGDAGMPGVDGRPGLEGFPGPQGPKGDKGSTGEKGERGQDGVGLPGPPGPPGPPGQVITVSSEDKSLVAVPGPVGRPGHAGFPGPVGPKGDQGSAGPQGAPGLKGEKGEPGVTISPDGTVVTAKVKGEKGEPGLRGPMGPSGPPGRAGMKGEIGFPGRPGRPGMNGLKGEKGDPADVLGLRGPPGPPGPPGPPGPPGSIVYNNGNTFSDSGHPAFPGFHQFPGQKGEKGDTGPPGPPGHFPYDPSHFGASLRGDKGDAGPKGEKGEPGSTPLYGPGVSGLPGPPGPQGYPGLPGPKGDSIVGPPGPPGPQGPPGIGYEGRQGPPGPPGPPGPPGPPSFPGPHRQAVSIPGPPGPPGPPGPPGSSGMSLGLRAVPTYQAMLSAALELPEGSLVFLTDRQELYVRLRGGFRRVLLEEHNVIPSSALDNEVYDKPPTLHYAGPQPRGPLHPLRNHVPPATARPWRGDEVVANQHRLPEQPLLHHQHELINGYYIHRRPDPAPVAAHVHQDFQPALHLVALNTPLSGGMRGIRGADFQCFQQARQVGLAGTFRAFLSSRLQDLYSIVRRADRAAVPIVNLRDEVLFNNWEALFTGSGAPLRAGARILSFDGRDVLRDAGWPQKSVWHGSDTKGRRLPESYCETWRTEERAVTGQASSLAAGKLLEQVASSCQHAFIVLCIENSFMTAAKK